Proteins from a genomic interval of Oncorhynchus mykiss isolate Arlee chromosome 21, USDA_OmykA_1.1, whole genome shotgun sequence:
- the LOC110500711 gene encoding reticulon-3 isoform X1, whose product MADSMTQSAQISSSQELADGQNSVAAKDSKMSDSFLSSSPVSLIQSPEDKGVVLGSDTPSSEGVATSLRFTRPSQPGSSSSANYGSDPPDGKQDDSPTVTSPVSERIKALEAMAAKKELKNDGGFPHFKERHYETSPTEAPTESTSPFQTKGASIDQESPESPFEVMGEARQGSEFEDTADWMRAHLPPVPDFEDALVSEEDGKSQEIKVADKVVPDDPEAFACVPDAFMDSPIERPELKNVFKDPAQQPSVEDEFDLSFLPKAYIADTQGPPDLHSELTASPAPPAGLDSPYPSSDSKEKDLKTKQAPWGGDLAHQGVVDSSGDSEDTVIEDTASIPGPTLSSDATPAHNPSVPSLPTEEKETPPAKQPMRVPTINVIETDEPNYSDEEMEIEMEDENYEVVEDPVKEAPKIPEPQPDVTKKEFSQIPPLEYEGYSPPSSPVDSDEYSPKHKILKSDLDTDNMKTTVPNDESKGSSAEVSQAQKVESDHSQTPNESNGKSSPSTAKPPEKTAENLSDFPEYDDDDWSTGAQDILINLSSANVAAQDLPLCPSSKFEEKPESDIKEDYMQTVELSKPNYMEDGAIRKYDRQSFEDEDAFPSMNDTIDDKELNFNTVPEPSPSNPTSQIHIGTLLPQNNATTVEQDIPSMADVDSFPKPVGGQPSPREFPKDPFASFQSELPGSTLEPKTEKKLNDEILITDSVVNSKILPAQEAEAGHQSPDNTSDPESIEPDCSVSGATDSFVEFMRECLKSRQDEDPEDLRQDLTAKDECPKTGAPPSQPTPTMVMDLEQERLTINALKELGSSQEEEADLQSSIKASEKSQSSFISTTSDPPSPQNKPASDGVYSKEVEAIDVWVAEAYHLAEHVLAAILTHLSVKDLVHWRDPKKSGVVFGLSLLTLLSLAAFSVISVVSYLLLALLCVTISFRIYKAVVQAVQKSDDGHPFKALMEKDVSVPPETFRKHVDASLTHINRLLKQLRKLFLVEDLIDSLKLAVVMWLLTYVGAVFNGITILILADILLFAVPPFYEKNKTQIDHYMEIARTQVNTTMAKLQEKLPGAIKRTKAE is encoded by the exons ATGGCAGATTCAATGACCCAGTCCGCCCAGATATCATCGTCGCAGGAGCTTGCCGATGGACAGAACTCTGTTGCGGCCAAAGACTCAAAAATGTCGG attcctttctttCCTCTTCGCCTGTATCTCTCATTCAGTCTCCTGAAG ACAAAGGGGTGGTGCTGGGCTCTGACACACCCTCCTCAGAAGGGGTGGCCACCTCCCTTCGCTTCACCAGGCCTTCTCAACCCGGCTCATCTTCTTCCGCAAACTACGGGAGCGACCCACCTGACGGAAAGCAAGATGATTCACCGACTGTGACGTCCCCCGTGTCTGAGAGGATTAAGGCACTGGAGGCCATGGCAGCAAAGAAGGAGCTCAAGAACGACGGCGGCTTCCCTCACTTCAAAGAGCGTCACTATGAGACGTCTCCTACTGAGGCGCCAACAGAGAGCACCTCACCCTTCCAGACAAAAGGAGCCTCCATTGATCAGGAATCGCCAGAATCCCCCTTTGAGGTCATGGGAGAAGCCCGACAAGGTAGTGAGTTTGAAGATACTGCAGACTGGATGAGAGCTCACTTACCCCCTGTGCCCGACTTTGAAGATGCTCTTGTATCAGAGGAGGATGGCAAATCCCAAGAGATAAAAGTGGCAGATAAAGTGGTGCCTGATGACCCAGAGGCGTTTGCCTGTGTCCCTGACGCTTTCATGGACTCTCCCATTGAAAGGCCTGAACTGAAAAATGTCTTCAAAGACCCAGCGCAGCAGCCTAGCGTCGAGGACGAATTTGATCTGAGCTTCCTACCTAAAGCTTACATAGCAGACACCCAAGGCCCCCCTGACCTTCATTCCGAGCTCACTGCTTCGCCTGCTCCTCCTGCTGGTTTGGACTCACCCTATCCTTCCTCTGACTCGAAAGAGAAGGATTTGAAGACCAAGCAGGCCCCATGGGGTGGTGACCTGGCGCACCAAGGGGTAGTCGACAGCTCAGGAGACTCTGAGGACACCGTCATCGAGGACACCGCCTCCATTCCTGGCCCCACTTTGTCAAGTGATGCCACACCTGCCCATAACCCCTCTGTTCCATCTCTCCCTACTGAAGAAAAGGAAACTCCGCCAGCGAAGCAGCCAATGCGGGTCCCTACCATCAATGTTATTGAGACGGACGAGCCGAATTACAGCGATGAGGAGATGGAGATTGAAATGGAGGATGAAAATTATGAAGTTGTAGAAGACCCTGTGAAAGAGGCACCAAAAATACCTGAGCCACAACCAGATGTGACTAAAAAGGAATTTTCCCAAATTCCTCCCTTAGAATATGAGGGttattctcctccctcctctcctgtcgaCTCTGATGAATACTCACCTAAACACAAGATCCTGAAATCTGATTTGGATACAGATAATATGAAGACCACAGTACCTAATGATGAGTCAAAGGGCTCAAGTGCTGAGGTTTCACAAGCACAGAAAGTGGAGTCTGACCACTCACAGACCCCCAATGAGTCTAATGGAAAGTCTTCCCCTTCTACTGCCAAACCTCCTGAGAAAACCGCAGAGAACCTTTCAGACTTTCCAGAATATGATGACGATGACTGGTCAACTGGCGCGCAAGATATCTTAATTAACTTGAGCTCTGCTAATGTTGCAGCTCAGGATCTTCCACTTTGCCCCTCATCCAAGTTTGAAGAGAAGCCAGAGTCTGATATTAAGGAGGATTATATGCAGACAGTTGAGCTTTCAAAACCCAACTACATGGAGGATGGCGCAATCCGTAAATACGACAGACAGTCTTTTGAAGATGAAGACGCATTTCCATCCATGAATGACACCATTGATGATAAAGAGCTGAACTTTAACACTGTACCTGAGCCTTCTCCTTCCAATCCAACCTCACAGATCCATATTGGAACACTACTCCCTCAAAACAATGCAACCACTGTGGAGCAGGATATCCCCTCGATGGCTGACGTGGACTCCTTCCCCAAGCCAGTTGGAGGCCAGCCATCTCCCAGGGAGTTTCCCAAAGATCCATTCGCCTCTTTCCAGAGCGAACTGCCTGGCAGCACCCTGGAGCCCAAGACTGAGAAGAAATTGAATGATGAAATCCTCATTACAGATAGTGTTGTCAACAGCAAGATACTTCCGGCTCAGGAAGCTGAAGCAGGACACCAGTCACCAGACAATACCAGTGACCCAGAAAGCATTGAGCCGGACTGCTCAGTCTCTGGTGCCACGGACAGCTTCGTCGAGTTCATGAGGGAGTGCCTGAAGTCACGACAGGACGAAGATCCAGAAGACCTCCGTCAAGATCTCACAGCCAAGGATGAGTGTCCTAAAACAGGCGCCCCTCCCTCCCAGCCCACACCAACCATGGTCATGGATCTGGAGCAGGAACGCCTCACTATCAATGCCCTCAAAGAATTGGGCAGCAGCCAAGAGGAggaggctgacctccagtctagTATCAAGGCTTCTGAGAAATCCCAGTCTTCCTTTATATCAACAACCTCTGACCCTCCTTCTCCCCAAAACAAACCTGCTTCCGACGGTGTATATTCCAAAGAGGTAGAGGCCATCGACGTGTGGGTGGCTGAGGCCTACCACCTTGCAGAGCATGTCTTGGCAGCAATACTAACGCACTTGTCAG TCAAGGACTTGGTGCACTGGCGAGACCCCAAGAAGTCTGGCGTGGTGTTCGGCCTGTCCCTGCTGACGCTCCTGTCCCTGGCGGCGTTCAGCGTCATCAGCGTTGTCTCCTACCTGCTCCTTGCCCTGCTCTGTGTCACCATCTCCTTCCGCATCTACAAGGCTGTCGTCCAGGCCGTGCAGAAGTCCGACGACGGACACCCCTTCAA AGCTCTGATGGAGAAGGATGTCAGCGTTCCCCCTGAGACCTTCCGCAAGCACGTGGACGCCAGTCTGACCCACATCAACCGACTCCTAAAACAGCTGCGCAAACTCTTCCTAGTCGAGGACCTCATCGACTCCCTGAAG CTGGCTGTTGTGATGTGGCTGCTGACCTACGTAGGAGCCGTTTTCAACGGCATCACCATCCTCATCCTGG